One genomic region from Rhinoraja longicauda isolate Sanriku21f chromosome 34, sRhiLon1.1, whole genome shotgun sequence encodes:
- the LOC144609412 gene encoding histone H2B 1/2-like encodes MPDPPKAAKKGAKKTVSKPAGKAGKKRRKSRKESYSIYIYKVMKQVHPDTGISSKAMGIMNSFVNDIFERIAGEASRLAHYNKRATISSREIQTAVRLLLPGELAKHAVSEGTKAVTKYTSSK; translated from the coding sequence ATGCCTGACCCACCGAAAGCAGCCAAGAAGGGCGCCAAGAAAACCGTGTCCAAACCTGCAGGAAAGGCGGGCAAGAAACGTAGGAAGTCGAGGAAGGAAAGTTACTccatctacatctacaaagtgaTGAAGCAGGTTCACCCCGACACCGGCATCTCCTCCAAGGCCATGGGCATCATGAACTCGTTCGTCAACGATATTTTCGAGCGCATCGCGGGCGAGGCTTCCCGCCTGGCTCATTACAAcaagcgggcgaccatcagctccAGGGAGATCCAGACCGCCGTGCGCCTGCTGCTGCCCGGGGAGCTGGCCAAGCACGCCGTGTCGGAAGGGACAAAGGCGGTGACCAAGTACACCAGTTCCAAGtaa